One window from the genome of Brassica napus cultivar Da-Ae unplaced genomic scaffold, Da-Ae ScsIHWf_259;HRSCAF=431, whole genome shotgun sequence encodes:
- the LOC125601533 gene encoding proteasome subunit alpha type-4-A-like has translation MSRRYDSRTTIFSPEGRLYQVEYAMEAIGNAGSAIGILAKDGVVLIGEKKVTSKLLQTSTSAEKMYKIDDHVACAVAGIMSDANILINTARVQAQRYTFMYQEPMPVEQLVQSLCDTKQGYTQFGGLRPFGVSFLFAGWDKNHGFQLYMSDPSGNYGGWKAAAVGANNQAAQSILKQDYKDDASREEVVELALKVLSKTMDSTSLTSEKLELAEVFLTPSGSVQYHVHSPESLTKLLVKHGVTQPAAETS, from the coding sequence ATGTCTCGGAGGTATGACAGTCGCACCACCATCTTCTCACCGGAAGGTCGTCTCTACCAAGTTGAGTACGCTATGGAAGCCATTGGCAACGCTGGCTCCGCTATTGGAATCTTGGCCAAAGACGGAGTTGTCTTGATCGGTGAAAAGAAAGTCACCTCTAAGCTTCTTCAGACCTCCACATCCGCTGAGAAAATGTACAAGATCGATGACCACGTGGCCTGTGCTGTCGCTGGCATCATGTCTGACGCCAACATTCTGATCAACACCGCTCGAGTCCAAGCTCAGCGTTACACCTTCATGTACCAAGAGCCTATGCCGGTTGAGCAGCTGGTTCAGTCTCTATGTGATACCAAGCAAGGGTACACACAGTTTGGTGGTCTTCGTCCCTTTggagtttcttttctttttgcagGATGGGACAAGAACCATGGGTTTCAACTCTATATGAGTGACCCTAGTGGGAACTACGGTGGATGGAAAGCTGCAGCCGTTGGTGCGAATAATCAAGCTGCCCAGTCTATTCTTAAGCAAGACTATAAGGATGATGCGTCAAGGGAAGAGGTGGTTGAGCTGGCTCTCAAGGTTTTGAGCAAGACCATGGACAGCACGAGCTTGACATCTGAGAAGCTCGAGCTTGCTGAGGTGTTTCTGACTCCATCAGGGAGTGTTCAGTACCATGTTCACTCGCCTGAGTCTCTCACTAAGCTTTTGGTGAAGCATGGTGTGACCCAACCAGCTGCAGAAACTTCCTAA